The proteins below come from a single Vanacampus margaritifer isolate UIUO_Vmar chromosome 10, RoL_Vmar_1.0, whole genome shotgun sequence genomic window:
- the cd40lg gene encoding CD40 ligand isoform X2, giving the protein MINTYHSSVPSLPPPLPPRQSQVLIRPQASSVGRSKTLLRSLLGVAVLHLLLTAGGFAFLYSTGRTEKPPLLSEATFQQSSSRTLARMIVAKRAHLSTCYLEWDMKHSVRRNINYYHNSWLTVLQPGDYMVFSRVTFSKADPERPLASAVKVRRGESTDETVAMQAYCNIDASGSGSKPQLCTASTAEVISLERGNRLSLWVQDLSLVDYSQAATSFGMYKL; this is encoded by the exons ATGATCAACACGTACCACAGCAGCGTGCCGTCGCTCCCGCCTCCGCTGCCCCCGCGCCAGTCTCAGGTGCTCATCCGGCCTCAAGCCTCGTCTGTCGGCCGCAGCAAGACTCTGCTTCGCTCTCTTCTGGGGGTCGCGGTGCTGCATTTGCTGCTCACTGCGGGGGGATTCGCCTTCCTCTACTCCACGGGCAGAACG GAAAAGCCACCACTATTATCTGAAG CTACTTTTCAGCAAAGTTCTTCCAGAACGTTGGCCCGCATGATTGTGGCGAAGCGAGCACACTTATCAACAT GTTACCTCGAGTGGGACATGAAGCACTCGGTGCGAAGAAACATCAACTACTACCACAACAGCTGGCTGACGGTCCTGCAGCCCGGGGACTACATGGTCTTCTCCAGGGTAACCTTCTCCAAGGCCGACCCGGAAAGGCCGCTGGCCAGCGCCGTCAAGGTGAGGCGCGGCGAGTCGACCGACGAGACGGTGGCCATGCAGGCTTACTGCAACATCGACGCCTCGGGGTCCGGGTCCAAGCCCCAGCTGTGCACCGCCTCCACGGCGGAGGTGATTTCGCTGGAGAGGGGGAATCGGCTCAGCTTGTGGGTGCAGGACCTGTCTCTTGTGGACTACAGCCAGGCGGCCACCAGCTTTGGGATGTACAAACTTTGA
- the cd40lg gene encoding CD40 ligand isoform X1 — MINTYHSSVPSLPPPLPPRQSQVLIRPQASSVGRSKTLLRSLLGVAVLHLLLTAGGFAFLYSTGRTEKPPLLSEATFQQSSSRTLARMIVAKRAHLSTSGYLEWDMKHSVRRNINYYHNSWLTVLQPGDYMVFSRVTFSKADPERPLASAVKVRRGESTDETVAMQAYCNIDASGSGSKPQLCTASTAEVISLERGNRLSLWVQDLSLVDYSQAATSFGMYKL; from the exons ATGATCAACACGTACCACAGCAGCGTGCCGTCGCTCCCGCCTCCGCTGCCCCCGCGCCAGTCTCAGGTGCTCATCCGGCCTCAAGCCTCGTCTGTCGGCCGCAGCAAGACTCTGCTTCGCTCTCTTCTGGGGGTCGCGGTGCTGCATTTGCTGCTCACTGCGGGGGGATTCGCCTTCCTCTACTCCACGGGCAGAACG GAAAAGCCACCACTATTATCTGAAG CTACTTTTCAGCAAAGTTCTTCCAGAACGTTGGCCCGCATGATTGTGGCGAAGCGAGCACACTTATCAACAT CAGGTTACCTCGAGTGGGACATGAAGCACTCGGTGCGAAGAAACATCAACTACTACCACAACAGCTGGCTGACGGTCCTGCAGCCCGGGGACTACATGGTCTTCTCCAGGGTAACCTTCTCCAAGGCCGACCCGGAAAGGCCGCTGGCCAGCGCCGTCAAGGTGAGGCGCGGCGAGTCGACCGACGAGACGGTGGCCATGCAGGCTTACTGCAACATCGACGCCTCGGGGTCCGGGTCCAAGCCCCAGCTGTGCACCGCCTCCACGGCGGAGGTGATTTCGCTGGAGAGGGGGAATCGGCTCAGCTTGTGGGTGCAGGACCTGTCTCTTGTGGACTACAGCCAGGCGGCCACCAGCTTTGGGATGTACAAACTTTGA